One Globicephala melas chromosome 6, mGloMel1.2, whole genome shotgun sequence genomic window carries:
- the LOC138842724 gene encoding proline-rich proteoglycan 2-like, translated as MGFLHKIEAGGLTRTQAQPGGDGGRGGRRGDAAEILTPTRPALGGGGRPRERAPGPRRIEGRQRDWPRPADPARVPRRGGGGAAGAGGRRAHCGPRASAAERATLGTHLPPPPPPPPRRAEPRAPRPREPPRPGHRPRSPPEPPEPPGQGAGAASRPAFETTSAAAARGPAGDARLGQVSAGGAGQRGVAAGRPPLLGRGRASGTGTGEGAGFRVWRGSGPVKASPLLPPRPPRPPPPPSLQPGSFRSQGSG; from the exons ATGGGCTTCCTACACAA AATTGAGGCGGGGGGCTTGACTAGGACCCAGGCTCAGCCAGGCGGggacgggggaaggggaggcaggaggggggaCGCCGCGGAGATCCTGACCCCCACGCGGCCCGcgctgggaggaggagggcgaCCCCGAGAGCGGGCGCCAGGCCCGCGGCGGATCGAGGGGCGGCAGAGAGACTGGCCCCGCCCCGCGGACCCCGCGCGGGTCCCCAGACGGGGGGGGGGTGGCGCTGCGGGCGCGGGCGGGCGCCGCGCGCACTGCGGTCCCCGCGCCTCCGCCGCAGAGCGCGCCACGCTCGGCACGcacctgccgccgccgccgccgccgccgccgcgccgaGCCGAGCCCCGCGCCCCACGCCCCCGGGAGCCGCCGCGGCCCGGCCATCGCCCGAGGTCGCCGCCAGAGCCGCCGGAGCCACCGGGCCAAGGCGCGGGCGCCGCATCCAGGCCTGCCTTTGAGACAACCTCTgcggcggcggcgcgcggccCGGCCGGGGACGCCAGGCTGGGGCAGGTGAGCGCGGGCGGGGCGGGACAGCGCGGGGTCGCCGCTGGCCGGCCTCCACTCCTAGGCAGAGGTCGGGCCTCGGGAacggggacaggggagggggctgggttcCGAGTCTGGCGAGG CTCGGGCCCGGTGAAGGCCTCTCCTCTGCTcccgccgcggccgccgcggccgccgccgccgccgagctTGCAGCCCGGGTCCTTCCGCAGCCAGGGCTCAGGCTAG
- the LOC132597464 gene encoding uncharacterized protein, whose translation LQPVCSTPAQNLWHVCPEQPGGRVSRVPLCVFTPGPQPKVGSCAHSTVSPCRSWNPSQDSQAPRWSVCRGAVLLSEAPARPARVQTQLTGWLLKGSGLQAGAAGPGRGCSRSCWSRSPLLYRTAQRREPGGREGLSLHPWPVRQPCDVGLLTELPLCRELFGEGPPQAQSLLPQVSKEVQAQGGGTCLKGCSGQPLPCQALSFLLPPRGHQTGPSEGPEHVLETVDADPTNWAAASPPPPRTGRRPWEGPRGPRQAAGGRDGQENVLRGHSETSALLGTKSPCTSDRWPAGRGPGRPGLTGRGRPQPDSSSAPHRRSRKGTDPNERHSTSKGAGQGSAGERTGWAESPGPGELGQWAGQQRGLGEGPGPPSPCR comes from the coding sequence CTCCAGCCGGTCTGCAGCACGCCTGCCCAGAACCTCTGGCACGTCTGCCCAGAACAGCCTGGCGGCAGAGTGTCCCGGGTGCCACTCTGCGTGTTCACCCCGGGGCCACAACCTAAGGTCGGGAGCTGTGCCCACAGTACCGTAAGCCCCTGCAGGAGCTGGAATCCCAGCCAGGATTCCCAGGCCCCACGCTGGTCTGTGTGCAGGGGAGCGGTGCTGCTGTCAGAGGCGCCTGCAAGGCCAGCCCGGGTCCAGACCCAGCTCACAGGGTGGCTCCTGAAAGGGTCTGGGCTGCAGGCCGGAGCGGCAGGGCCTGGCAGAGGCTGTTCCCGGTCCTGCTGGAGCAGGTCTCCCCTCCTCTACAGAACGGCCCAGAGGCGTGAgcccggagggagggagggcctcTCCCTTCACCCCTGGCCCGTGAGGCAGCCCTGCGATGTTGGTCTGCTCACTGAGCTCCCGCTGTGTCGGGAGCTGTTTGGGGAGGGTCCCCCGCAGGCACAGTCACTGCTGCCACAGGTGTCCAAGGAGGTCCAGGCCCAGGGTGGGGGGACCTGCCTGAAGGGCTGCTCAGGACAGCCGCTCCCATGCCAGGCCCTCAGCTTCCTTCTGCCTCCCCGTGGCCACCAGACAGGCCCTTCAGAGGGACCAGAGCATGTGCTGGAGACAGTGGACGCAGACCCCACCAATTGGGCTGCagcatcccccccccccccccgcacaggAAGGAGGCCCTGGGAGGGCCCACGGGGCCCGCGCCAGGCAGCGGGTGGCAGGGACGGACAAGAGAATGTGCTGAGAGGACACTCAGAAACCTCCGCCCTCCTGGGGACAAAGTCCCCCTGCACCAGTGACCGGTGGCCAGCAGGCAGGGGGCCAGGAAGACCAGGCCTGACAGGGAGGGGCCGGCCCCAGCCGGACAGCTCTTCCGCCCCACATCGCAGGAGCAGGAAGGGGACCGACCCCAATGAGAGGCACTCCACGAGCAAGGGGGCCGGTCAGGGCTCAGCTGGAGAGAGAACAGGATGGGCCGAGTCTCCTGGTCCAGGTGAGCTTGGGCAGTGGGCTGGGCAGCAAcgtggcctgggggaggggcctggccCGCCCTCCCCCTGCAGGTGA
- the CYSRT1 gene encoding cysteine-rich tail protein 1 codes for MDPPEMLVKDPYAHVSIPRAHLRPELGQQLDAAPSSLESQPLPVGSCTLEPTEEAPGPQGAKGPASIQGQQTWQQPCTPHGSGQGQAGLTYAGLPPMGCGGNTAHHCWCCVIS; via the coding sequence ATGGACCCCCCTGAGATGCTCGTCAAGGACCCGTATGCCCATGTCAGCATCCCGAGGGCTCACCTGCGGCCCGAGCTGGGGCAGCAGCTGGACGCGGCTCCATCCTCCTTGGAGTCTCAGCCTCTGCCCGTGGGGTCCTGCACCCTGGAGCCTACCGAGgaggccccagggccccagggTGCCAAGGGGCCTGCCTCCATCCAAGGCCAGCAGACCTGGCAGCAGCCCTGCACCCCCCATggcagtgggcagggccaggcaggACTGACCTATGCTGGCCTGCCGCCGATGGGGTGTGGCGGCAACACTGCCCACCACTGCTGGTGCTGTGTCATTTCCTAG
- the RNF224 gene encoding RING finger protein 224: protein MSGDLHSCAGGPPCSLTGLACDGNMTGLAQTGTKAMGQINMDTHTVTVLEPQSRRTPQSSELVGVLAGFLEEVTLELRAEEQASPRSKPKSFPIVRMLPPEGPRASEEGTAAGPQRGDCVICYSAYDLTGHLPRRLYCGHTFCQACVRRLDTPAHEQRWIPCPQCRQSTPTPRGGVAMLDLDLAAFLAVRAEREPPRTEPQPPTPLKGSTAITQQPARLWPALGPQPHFPQPRCCFWGCSGLCWDPPGSPEA from the exons ATGAGTGGGGATCTCCACTCCTGTGCTGGAGGGCCTCCTTGCAGCCTTACGGGGCTGGCTTgtgatgggaacatgacaggCCTAGCCCAGACAGGGACAAAGGCAATGGGACAAATCAATATGGACACACACACTGTGACTGTGCTTGAGCCACAGAGCAGAAGGACCCCTCAGAGCTCTGAGCTGGTGGGGGTCctggcaggcttcctggaggaggtgacgcTTGAACTAAGAGCTGAAGAACAGGCATCACCCAGGTCAAAGCCAAAAAGCTTTCCCATCGTGAG GATGCTGCCGCCAGAGGGTCCCCGGGCCTCCGAAGAGGGCACAGCCGCTGGGCCCCAGCGAGGTGACTGCGTCATCTGCTACTCAGCCTATGACCTCACTGGGCACCTACCCCGCCGCCTCTACTGCGGTCACACCTTCTGCCAGGCGTGCGTGCGGCGGCTGGACACGCCAGCCCACGAGCAGCGCTGGATCCCCTGCCCGCAGTGCCGCCAGAGCACACCCACGCCCCGTGGAGGGGTGGCCATGCTGGACCTCGACCTGGCTGCCTTCCTGGCCGTCAGGGCCGAGCGGGAGCCGCCTCGCACAGAACCCCAGCCCCCCACGCCCCTCAAAGGCAGCACCGCCATCACTCAGCAGCCGGCCAGGCTTTGGCCTGCCTTGggcccccagccccacttccCCCAGCCCAGATGCTGCTTCTGGGGCTGCAGCGGCCTCTGCTGGGACCCCCCAGGCAGCCCCGAGGCCTGA